A portion of the Paenibacillus marchantiae genome contains these proteins:
- a CDS encoding glutamate synthase subunit beta has translation MSTPTGFMEYKRQLPADRQPAERVKDWEEFHKHMAEEELRTQGARCMDCGTPYCHTGIDMTGGTSGCPVHNLIPEWNNLVYRGLWREALDRLHKTNNFPEFTGRVCPAPCEGSCTVGLIGEPVTIKTIEEAIIEKGFEEGWVVPQPPEKRTGKRVAVVGSGPAGLATAAQLNKAGHSVTVYERSDRVGGLLMYGIPTMKLDKNVVQRRVDLLEAEGIQFVTNTEIGKDIAAQQLVDDYDAVVLCGGATKPREFNIEGSDLKGVHYAMDFLNGSIKSYLDSNLEDGNYLSAQDKDVIVIGGGDTGSDCVATSLRHGCRSITQFGTHTQAPMERDRINNPWPQFPNVYTLDYAQEEAKALFGDDPREFSIMTTKFVGDDEGNLKELHTVQIERIVDETGRKIYQPIPGTERVFPAQMAMIAIGFDGPEQTLVEQLGLATDRRTNVKARYGKYNTNVDKVFAAGDMRRGQSLVVWAINEGREAAREVDKYLMGATVLV, from the coding sequence ATGTCTACACCTACTGGATTTATGGAATACAAACGGCAGCTGCCTGCGGACCGCCAACCAGCGGAGCGGGTTAAGGATTGGGAAGAGTTTCATAAACATATGGCTGAAGAAGAGCTCAGAACACAAGGTGCACGATGCATGGATTGTGGTACCCCGTATTGCCATACAGGTATAGATATGACTGGCGGAACGTCGGGCTGCCCTGTGCATAACCTGATTCCAGAATGGAATAATCTGGTGTATCGTGGTTTGTGGAGAGAGGCGCTTGATCGTCTGCACAAAACGAATAATTTCCCTGAGTTTACAGGTCGTGTCTGTCCTGCTCCTTGTGAAGGGTCATGTACAGTGGGACTGATCGGTGAACCTGTAACCATCAAAACGATTGAAGAAGCGATTATTGAAAAGGGTTTTGAAGAAGGATGGGTCGTTCCCCAACCTCCGGAGAAACGTACGGGTAAACGTGTAGCAGTTGTAGGTTCAGGTCCTGCAGGACTGGCTACGGCAGCTCAGTTGAACAAAGCAGGTCACTCAGTGACCGTATACGAGCGCTCCGACCGTGTCGGCGGTTTGCTGATGTATGGTATCCCTACGATGAAATTGGACAAAAACGTCGTTCAGCGTCGTGTTGATTTGTTGGAAGCAGAAGGTATTCAATTTGTAACAAACACGGAGATCGGTAAAGATATTGCTGCGCAGCAACTGGTGGATGATTATGATGCGGTTGTCCTGTGCGGCGGTGCAACCAAACCACGGGAGTTTAACATTGAAGGCAGTGACTTGAAAGGCGTACATTACGCCATGGATTTCCTGAATGGCAGCATCAAAAGTTACCTGGACTCCAACCTTGAGGATGGTAACTACCTGTCAGCACAGGACAAGGATGTTATCGTCATCGGTGGCGGGGATACGGGTTCCGACTGTGTAGCTACATCGCTTCGTCATGGTTGTCGGAGCATTACACAATTTGGCACACATACTCAGGCTCCTATGGAACGGGATCGTATTAACAACCCTTGGCCACAATTCCCGAACGTATATACTCTTGATTATGCACAGGAAGAAGCGAAAGCATTGTTCGGTGACGATCCGCGTGAGTTCTCCATCATGACGACCAAATTTGTGGGTGACGACGAGGGTAATCTCAAAGAACTTCACACCGTTCAAATCGAGCGTATTGTAGATGAGACGGGACGTAAGATCTATCAGCCGATTCCGGGTACAGAGCGCGTCTTCCCAGCTCAAATGGCCATGATTGCTATCGGTTTTGACGGACCGGAACAGACTCTTGTGGAGCAACTCGGACTTGCAACAGACCGTCGTACCAATGTTAAGGCACGTTACGGCAAATACAATACCAATGTGGATAAAGTATTTGCAGCAGGTGACATGCGCCGTGGTCAAAGTCTGGTTGTATGGGCAATTAATGAAGGCCGTGAAGCTGCCCGTGAAGTGGACAAATACTTGATGGGTGCCACAGTTCTCGTATAA
- the fur gene encoding ferric iron uptake transcriptional regulator has protein sequence MSEQIDDIKKQLVAKGYKLTQQREVTVRVLLEHEKDHFSAEEVFLLVKEQFPEIGLATVYRTLELLSDLQVVEKINFGDGAARFDLRSTDGSHHHHHLICTECGTVEEIMEDGLLRLEQQIERQYGFAVTDHRLDFQGVCKECRAKQALNEQAAG, from the coding sequence ATTTCAGAACAGATTGATGACATTAAAAAACAGTTGGTTGCAAAAGGGTATAAGCTGACACAGCAACGAGAAGTTACGGTACGTGTGTTACTTGAGCATGAGAAGGATCATTTTAGCGCAGAGGAAGTATTTCTGCTGGTCAAGGAACAATTCCCCGAGATTGGCTTGGCTACGGTATATCGTACGCTTGAACTGCTTAGTGACCTACAGGTCGTAGAAAAGATTAACTTTGGGGACGGTGCTGCGCGCTTCGACCTGCGAAGTACGGATGGTTCACATCACCATCATCATTTGATTTGCACAGAGTGTGGCACTGTAGAAGAGATCATGGAGGATGGCTTGCTTCGTTTGGAACAACAAATCGAGCGTCAGTACGGCTTTGCCGTTACAGACCATCGACTTGATTTTCAGGGCGTATGCAAAGAGTGCAGAGCGAAGCAGGCTTTGAATGAACAGGCAGCAGGGTAA
- a CDS encoding ArsR/SmtB family transcription factor → MAYHVKIDVSPIYEMLNSFLVYVTKKWIQHLDVGPEWIIEVEGKLSSNVRAALAPAATWPFDDFDVLFAWAAYRNTSNENIDFLDMLAGLTAEELFARVSVLLPHLTIEESTRIRDSYVPLLRLWDQHYCQNMSEDYRTWLEEDAEEKRVLLEKMGPELLIEYATAGVLVEPMPGLDEVILFPTVHNRPINMYCFYEGMMIMQYPVDAPEEDEDQPPTCLLRFTHALADPERLRLLRYVSGEPKSLAEMCEELGKDEDMVKDQVMALRIAGLLRTHLLGSNRKEKYSIRPDGVSELNMFLESYIRI, encoded by the coding sequence ATGGCTTATCATGTTAAAATCGATGTTTCACCGATATATGAAATGCTCAACAGCTTTTTGGTATATGTAACGAAGAAGTGGATTCAACATCTGGATGTTGGCCCTGAATGGATCATTGAGGTGGAAGGCAAACTAAGTTCCAATGTTCGAGCAGCGCTCGCACCTGCTGCCACCTGGCCTTTTGATGACTTTGATGTATTATTTGCATGGGCGGCCTATCGGAACACTTCTAATGAGAATATTGATTTTCTGGATATGCTTGCTGGACTAACAGCCGAAGAGCTGTTCGCACGCGTATCTGTTCTGCTACCCCATCTTACAATAGAAGAATCTACACGTATTCGGGATAGCTATGTGCCACTTTTGCGACTCTGGGATCAGCATTACTGCCAGAATATGAGTGAGGATTATCGTACCTGGCTGGAGGAAGACGCTGAAGAGAAACGCGTACTGCTTGAAAAAATGGGGCCTGAACTCCTTATTGAATACGCTACTGCGGGTGTTCTGGTTGAACCGATGCCTGGACTGGATGAAGTTATCCTGTTTCCAACCGTCCACAACCGCCCCATTAATATGTACTGCTTCTATGAGGGTATGATGATCATGCAGTATCCTGTAGACGCACCCGAAGAGGATGAAGACCAACCACCAACCTGTCTGCTTCGTTTCACACATGCCCTGGCTGATCCGGAAAGACTCCGTCTTCTACGCTACGTGTCAGGTGAACCGAAGTCACTCGCTGAGATGTGTGAGGAGCTGGGTAAAGACGAGGATATGGTTAAAGATCAGGTTATGGCACTGCGCATCGCCGGACTGCTGCGAACCCATCTGCTCGGCAGTAATCGCAAAGAGAAATACAGTATTCGACCAGATGGCGTATCTGAATTGAATATGTTCCTGGAATCTTATATTCGCATATAA
- a CDS encoding type IA DNA topoisomerase yields MKTLVIAEKPDMGRTIAAVIEPRAKNNRNYLEGEHYIITWAIGHLLGLAEPDAYDSKYKRWNIGDLPIIPDQFKIVPNPRTKDQLKMIGELAKRASAIVNACDAGREGQYIFALIQQQLKLRQPVKRLWISDLTAESIKRGFDGLKDASEFENLTHAARARSEADWLIGMNASRAFTTRHNALLSVGRVQTPVLALIYDREIEIEAFQSQTFYEVAAWFRQEGVEYRGLRQGDKLTDPAVAESIATSVKGKTGQITKYEAKQTKEYPYRLYDLTLLQREANAKYGYGAKKTLDIAQALYEKHKVISYPRTNSNYVTEQNIEGMHKTLNLLKNGPYSELAQGAKPELVHKGNKGVCNPSRVEDHHAILPTLKRPGTLSKDEQNIYDLIVRRFLSHFYPPAEYKQHTVLTDVEKHQFKTSVKELLSLGWKVVLGTSDQEQTGKKKTKKNSNEEEEAEEWTDKAFAVQPELPVQCTKSEFKEKATQPPKSYTEGTLLKAMESAGKQIENEELRDAMKDSGLGTPATRAATIERLKNVGYITMQGKKMQLTLKGRTAIELIRKAGVDLLTSPEMTGQWERRLYQISKGEAGQDKFMENVKKFTMSIIDKVRVQAPAPADAFGEDTRGGRGKGKGAKTQRTSTRTTSTKTSGTGSSTIAGSKLSRQTSGASSRNGSVANSTAQTRTSTSSQPGVRETLASCPSPGCTGQIIEGKKGYGCTRFKEGCGFVIWKEYVGKKITSTMLKALIEKGSTQVLAFKRKDGSTVKARIILQDKVTGKLSAEKQDA; encoded by the coding sequence ATGAAGACACTGGTTATTGCGGAAAAGCCCGACATGGGCCGAACCATTGCCGCCGTCATAGAACCAAGAGCCAAGAACAATCGCAATTATTTGGAAGGTGAGCATTACATTATCACCTGGGCGATTGGTCATCTATTGGGACTTGCTGAACCGGATGCCTATGATTCAAAGTACAAGCGCTGGAATATCGGCGACCTGCCGATCATTCCGGATCAGTTCAAGATTGTACCCAACCCCAGAACGAAAGATCAACTGAAAATGATCGGAGAACTTGCAAAAAGGGCATCGGCCATCGTTAATGCTTGTGATGCAGGGCGAGAGGGACAGTATATTTTTGCCTTAATTCAACAACAGTTGAAGCTGCGTCAGCCTGTCAAACGTCTGTGGATATCGGACCTGACCGCTGAGAGTATTAAACGTGGTTTTGACGGTTTGAAAGATGCCTCGGAATTTGAGAATTTGACCCATGCTGCCAGGGCTCGTAGTGAAGCGGATTGGCTGATTGGCATGAATGCATCCCGGGCTTTCACTACTCGACATAATGCCTTGCTCTCTGTAGGCCGGGTGCAGACTCCGGTACTGGCCTTGATCTATGATCGGGAAATCGAGATTGAAGCGTTCCAGTCCCAGACCTTTTATGAAGTAGCCGCTTGGTTTCGTCAGGAAGGAGTGGAGTACAGGGGATTACGTCAAGGAGACAAGCTGACCGACCCCGCCGTTGCTGAATCGATTGCGACCAGTGTGAAGGGGAAGACGGGACAAATTACCAAGTACGAAGCAAAACAGACCAAGGAGTATCCATACCGGTTGTATGACCTGACCCTTTTGCAGCGTGAAGCAAATGCCAAGTATGGATATGGAGCGAAGAAAACGTTGGATATTGCACAGGCGCTTTACGAGAAACATAAAGTGATCTCTTATCCACGGACCAATTCAAACTATGTTACGGAACAGAATATTGAAGGTATGCACAAAACGCTGAATCTGCTTAAAAATGGACCTTATAGTGAACTGGCGCAAGGAGCGAAACCTGAACTTGTTCATAAAGGTAACAAGGGTGTATGTAACCCATCCAGAGTTGAGGATCACCATGCAATTCTGCCTACATTAAAACGACCGGGTACGTTATCCAAGGATGAACAGAATATCTATGATCTGATCGTAAGACGTTTCTTATCTCATTTCTATCCGCCAGCAGAGTATAAGCAGCATACCGTGCTCACTGATGTTGAGAAGCACCAGTTCAAGACATCTGTGAAAGAACTGCTGTCACTGGGGTGGAAGGTGGTACTGGGAACTTCGGATCAGGAGCAGACAGGCAAGAAAAAGACAAAGAAAAACAGCAACGAAGAAGAGGAAGCAGAGGAATGGACGGACAAGGCCTTTGCCGTTCAACCTGAATTGCCTGTTCAATGTACCAAGAGTGAATTCAAGGAGAAGGCGACACAGCCTCCCAAGAGTTATACTGAGGGAACGTTGCTAAAAGCAATGGAGAGTGCAGGGAAACAGATCGAGAATGAAGAGCTCCGTGATGCTATGAAGGACAGTGGACTAGGTACACCTGCGACTCGTGCGGCAACGATCGAACGACTCAAAAACGTGGGTTACATTACGATGCAGGGTAAAAAGATGCAATTGACGTTGAAGGGTCGTACAGCCATCGAATTGATCCGTAAGGCAGGCGTAGATCTGTTAACCTCGCCTGAAATGACGGGCCAATGGGAAAGAAGATTGTACCAAATTTCCAAAGGTGAAGCGGGCCAGGATAAGTTTATGGAGAACGTCAAAAAATTTACGATGTCCATTATTGATAAAGTACGTGTGCAGGCACCCGCACCAGCGGATGCTTTTGGGGAAGACACACGTGGGGGACGGGGTAAAGGCAAAGGAGCCAAAACCCAGAGAACCAGCACTAGAACTACTTCTACCAAGACATCAGGTACTGGCTCAAGTACCATTGCAGGTTCGAAGCTTTCACGTCAAACGTCGGGAGCGTCATCCAGAAATGGCAGTGTTGCGAACTCAACGGCACAAACGCGAACTTCGACTTCCAGTCAACCGGGCGTTCGTGAAACGCTGGCATCCTGTCCTTCACCGGGTTGCACCGGTCAGATTATTGAAGGCAAGAAAGGTTATGGCTGTACAAGGTTCAAGGAAGGTTGCGGCTTTGTCATATGGAAAGAGTACGTCGGCAAGAAAATAACCAGTACGATGTTAAAAGCGTTGATTGAAAAGGGCAGTACTCAGGTACTGGCTTTTAAACGAAAAGACGGAAGTACGGTGAAGGCACGTATTATTTTGCAAGATAAGGTAACCGGCAAACTATCTGCGGAAAAGCAGGATGCATAA
- a CDS encoding response regulator transcription factor codes for MSKVLILEDEESIRSFIVINLKRNGFEVLEAGDGHEALRILQSVPDIDLALLDVMVPGIDGFEVCRRIRETNERLGIIFLTAKVQEQDKVYALSVGADDHVSKPFSPTELIARIQSLLRRVNVHRETAAKVTFQSGPFSLDLISKQFKKQNELIELTPTEFSLIQFFLEKENTPLSRDVLLDHVWGKEYMGDPKIVDVNIRRLRQKIENNPSEPEYLQTVWGHGYKWKGRDQ; via the coding sequence ATGAGTAAAGTACTTATTCTAGAGGATGAAGAATCCATCCGCAGTTTTATTGTTATTAATTTGAAAAGAAATGGGTTTGAAGTGCTTGAAGCTGGAGATGGACACGAGGCGCTTCGCATTTTGCAATCCGTACCAGATATCGACTTGGCTTTGCTGGATGTTATGGTTCCTGGAATTGACGGATTTGAAGTGTGTCGTCGTATTCGTGAAACGAATGAACGTCTGGGAATTATTTTCCTCACAGCCAAAGTACAGGAGCAGGACAAGGTATATGCGCTTTCCGTTGGCGCGGACGATCACGTAAGTAAGCCGTTTAGTCCAACCGAGCTGATTGCACGTATACAATCTTTGTTGCGCCGGGTCAATGTTCACCGGGAGACGGCTGCAAAGGTAACGTTTCAATCAGGGCCGTTCTCGCTGGATCTAATCTCCAAGCAATTTAAGAAGCAAAATGAATTAATTGAGTTAACACCAACCGAATTTTCCTTGATTCAATTTTTCTTGGAAAAGGAAAACACACCGCTTAGTCGAGATGTGCTGCTGGATCACGTATGGGGCAAAGAGTATATGGGTGATCCCAAAATCGTAGACGTAAATATTCGCCGCTTGCGCCAGAAAATTGAGAACAATCCTTCCGAACCTGAATACCTGCAGACTGTATGGGGTCACGGTTACAAATGGAAGGGCCGGGATCAATGA
- the thyA gene encoding thymidylate synthase, whose protein sequence is MKNYLDLLQDILDTGVHKGDRTGTGTQSVFGRQLRYDLSEGFPLVTTKRIHLKSVIHELLWFLSGDTNISYLKENGVKIWDDWADENGDLGPVYGSQWRTWEAPNGEKIDQIAAVIDSIKNNPDSRRHLVSAWNVAEINNMKLPPCHFAFQFYVAEGKLSCMLTMRSVDTFLGLPFNIASYALLTHMIAQQCDLEVGEFIWSGGDVHIYSNHVEQVKTQLEREPFALPKLVIKRKPDSIFDYTFDDFEFENYQHHPGIKAPIAV, encoded by the coding sequence TTGAAAAACTATCTCGATTTATTACAGGATATCTTGGATACAGGCGTGCATAAGGGAGATCGCACCGGAACTGGAACACAGTCGGTATTTGGCAGACAGCTCAGATACGACCTATCCGAAGGGTTCCCGCTGGTAACAACTAAGCGAATCCATCTGAAATCAGTCATTCATGAGTTGTTGTGGTTTTTGAGCGGGGATACGAATATATCCTATCTCAAGGAAAACGGCGTGAAGATCTGGGACGATTGGGCTGACGAGAATGGCGACCTAGGTCCGGTATATGGATCACAATGGCGTACTTGGGAAGCACCAAACGGGGAGAAGATCGATCAGATTGCTGCCGTTATTGATTCGATCAAGAATAATCCAGATTCACGGCGTCACCTCGTTAGTGCCTGGAATGTGGCGGAGATTAACAACATGAAATTGCCTCCTTGTCATTTCGCGTTTCAGTTCTATGTGGCTGAGGGTAAACTATCGTGTATGCTTACCATGCGTTCTGTAGATACGTTCCTCGGGTTGCCATTTAACATTGCCAGCTATGCGCTGCTGACACATATGATTGCGCAGCAGTGTGATCTTGAAGTGGGAGAGTTCATCTGGTCCGGTGGGGACGTTCATATCTACTCGAACCATGTGGAACAAGTGAAAACGCAGTTGGAGCGTGAACCGTTCGCGTTGCCTAAATTGGTAATCAAGCGCAAGCCGGATTCCATTTTCGATTATACGTTTGATGATTTTGAGTTTGAGAACTATCAGCATCATCCGGGTATTAAAGCCCCGATTGCCGTATAA
- a CDS encoding MFS transporter, with translation MIFVSSITTPKLSHSTSNYLILITVIVVAGISQGLLLPVLSIFLEQKGVSPGLNGLNAAALYVGSFAMTLVAERLLGAIGFKKLIIGGLLFVMIPLILFPYFPDIKIWFILRLVVGIGDSALHYSAQLWVLLVTAPEKRGRYISLYGMSYGLGFSIGPLGIKLLGFGDAVPFWVLFVCMAAVLMLVLMKLPDTKPEKSEHGQLPERRFRRSLAWAWYALLPALLYGYMEAGMNSNFPVYGLRIGLDANQISSLLPFVGIGGLFLQLPLGMLSDRYGRKQTLMFAGITGGIIFMLVPVAGTHFWWTLVLLTIAGGLVGSFFSLGLAYAADILPKVLLPAANVVASFHFTIGSIIGPNLGGQVINWISPGSMFILLGFMYLLFGAAGVLFRRKPMLESVVK, from the coding sequence ATGATTTTTGTGTCATCTATAACCACCCCCAAATTATCACATTCTACATCAAACTATCTCATTCTGATTACCGTTATTGTTGTGGCGGGGATCAGCCAGGGACTTTTATTGCCGGTGCTCTCCATTTTCTTGGAGCAAAAAGGAGTCTCGCCGGGTTTGAACGGATTGAATGCAGCCGCATTGTACGTTGGATCTTTTGCCATGACCTTGGTGGCGGAACGACTGCTGGGAGCTATTGGTTTCAAAAAGCTGATTATCGGCGGACTGTTATTTGTCATGATTCCCCTGATTCTATTTCCTTATTTTCCGGATATCAAAATTTGGTTTATTTTGCGTCTCGTCGTCGGAATCGGAGATAGTGCACTCCATTATTCTGCCCAGTTATGGGTACTACTGGTGACCGCACCCGAAAAACGCGGACGTTACATCTCTTTATATGGTATGTCTTATGGTTTAGGATTCAGTATTGGCCCATTGGGAATCAAGCTGCTCGGGTTTGGGGATGCCGTTCCATTCTGGGTATTATTCGTATGTATGGCTGCGGTACTTATGCTTGTATTAATGAAGCTTCCCGATACGAAGCCGGAAAAGTCCGAACATGGACAACTGCCTGAACGCCGTTTCCGACGCAGCTTGGCCTGGGCATGGTATGCGCTGTTGCCTGCGTTATTGTACGGCTACATGGAAGCCGGGATGAACAGCAATTTTCCCGTATACGGACTGCGTATTGGTCTGGATGCCAATCAGATATCGTCCTTGCTACCTTTTGTCGGAATAGGTGGTCTGTTTCTGCAATTACCTCTAGGTATGTTGAGTGATCGTTATGGTCGGAAGCAAACGTTAATGTTTGCTGGTATTACAGGAGGTATCATCTTCATGCTGGTTCCTGTGGCCGGCACACATTTCTGGTGGACACTTGTGCTGTTGACCATAGCAGGAGGTCTGGTAGGTTCATTTTTCTCGCTTGGCCTGGCCTATGCCGCAGATATTTTGCCAAAAGTGCTGCTGCCTGCAGCGAACGTAGTGGCCTCATTTCATTTTACAATTGGAAGCATCATTGGACCGAATCTGGGAGGGCAAGTGATTAACTGGATTTCACCAGGAAGCATGTTTATTTTGCTTGGATTCATGTATCTTCTTTTTGGTGCAGCAGGTGTATTATTTCGTCGTAAACCTATGCTTGAATCTGTGGTAAAATAG
- a CDS encoding phosphonate ABC transporter ATP-binding protein, whose amino-acid sequence MIRVEGLSKSVGADRVPVLRDIRFDMQQGEMIGVVGSSGSGKSMLLKCLAMMEKWDSGRFTVDGAEIIKEGWSGKRKIKREWAYLEQNPQLYPRRTALKNVLIGRSGQTPLWRMVTGMVRSDDYMGAMDYLEGLGLLDKAHQTAEKLSGGEKQRVAIARALAHGAKVVLADEPVIGLDPHTADTVLETLRKLCEEERATVIAVLPIEMAEKHATRIWGLAEGKIAFDIRGRRLTQQEKNMI is encoded by the coding sequence ATGATCAGAGTTGAGGGTTTAAGCAAATCCGTTGGAGCGGACCGGGTTCCGGTTCTGCGGGATATACGATTCGATATGCAACAGGGAGAAATGATTGGTGTAGTGGGCTCAAGTGGCAGCGGAAAAAGCATGCTGCTTAAATGTCTTGCTATGATGGAAAAATGGGACAGTGGTCGATTTACGGTGGACGGCGCCGAGATTATAAAAGAAGGTTGGTCTGGAAAACGGAAAATTAAACGGGAATGGGCATACTTGGAACAGAATCCGCAATTGTATCCGAGACGTACAGCTTTGAAAAATGTATTGATCGGTCGTTCTGGTCAAACTCCTCTATGGAGAATGGTAACAGGTATGGTTCGTTCCGATGATTATATGGGTGCGATGGATTATCTGGAAGGGCTCGGATTGCTGGATAAAGCACACCAGACGGCAGAGAAACTCAGCGGTGGCGAGAAGCAGCGTGTTGCGATTGCCCGAGCGCTGGCGCATGGCGCCAAAGTTGTTTTGGCGGATGAACCTGTCATCGGACTTGATCCTCATACCGCAGATACGGTGCTGGAAACACTGCGCAAATTGTGCGAAGAGGAACGGGCTACCGTAATTGCAGTATTGCCGATTGAGATGGCAGAGAAACATGCGACCCGCATCTGGGGTCTTGCGGAAGGCAAGATTGCTTTTGATATACGTGGACGTCGGTTGACACAGCAAGAAAAAAATATGATTTAA
- a CDS encoding HAD family hydrolase has protein sequence MKIIKQHILFDLDDTLVYCNKYFNLVLGEFFENMQEWFDGHALTVQQIREKQLEIDVTGVNKLGFASHHFPQSLIDTYRYFSQKFSKPTSHQEESYLTKLGMSVYDQEVEPYPHMVETLENLKSAGHALYLYTGGETVIQQRKIDQMKLSAYFDDRIYIRQHKNIEALEGILSTGPFERRATWMIGNSLRTDIMPAVTAGIHSIYIKQPNEWQYNMVELQPNPETSMYTITALEEVPKVIHENIQQQQQKRTLG, from the coding sequence ATGAAAATAATAAAACAACATATTTTGTTTGATCTAGATGATACACTCGTGTATTGTAATAAATATTTCAACCTGGTGCTTGGTGAATTCTTCGAGAACATGCAGGAGTGGTTTGATGGACATGCCCTAACGGTTCAACAAATTAGGGAGAAACAGCTAGAGATTGATGTAACCGGGGTCAATAAATTGGGATTTGCAAGTCACCATTTCCCGCAATCCCTTATTGATACCTACCGTTACTTCTCCCAGAAGTTCTCAAAGCCAACCTCTCATCAAGAAGAGTCTTACCTCACCAAATTGGGAATGAGTGTATATGACCAAGAGGTTGAACCTTATCCTCATATGGTCGAAACGCTGGAGAATCTTAAATCAGCTGGACATGCCCTCTACCTGTATACAGGTGGAGAAACCGTAATTCAGCAGCGGAAGATTGACCAGATGAAGCTCTCGGCTTATTTCGATGACCGGATCTACATTCGGCAACATAAGAACATTGAAGCGCTCGAAGGCATTCTTTCAACTGGACCGTTTGAACGTCGTGCAACTTGGATGATTGGAAACTCACTGCGCACAGACATCATGCCAGCAGTGACGGCCGGCATCCATAGCATATATATCAAACAGCCGAACGAATGGCAATACAACATGGTGGAGCTTCAACCTAATCCAGAGACATCGATGTATACCATCACCGCCCTGGAAGAGGTACCGAAGGTCATCCATGAAAATATACAACAGCAGCAACAAAAAAGGACCCTTGGATAA
- a CDS encoding dihydrofolate reductase: MSIELVWAMGENGVIGLNNSIPWRLPKDMTFFKQRTLNKTIIMGRNTWESFGGKPLPQRRNIVVTRDLNYQANQAEVVHTIEEGLEVTKGEELCVIGGSQVYREFLPLADRLVVTKIHENFEGDTFFPDVDWSEWELTEQIEGEQDEKNVYAYTFEFYERKR; the protein is encoded by the coding sequence TTGAGCATTGAACTTGTATGGGCGATGGGCGAGAATGGTGTCATTGGATTGAATAATTCCATTCCGTGGCGTTTGCCTAAAGATATGACCTTTTTCAAGCAACGTACGTTGAACAAAACGATTATTATGGGACGTAACACATGGGAGTCCTTTGGAGGCAAGCCGCTTCCGCAACGTCGGAATATTGTTGTAACAAGAGATCTGAACTACCAAGCGAATCAGGCTGAAGTGGTGCATACGATTGAAGAGGGTCTGGAAGTTACAAAAGGCGAAGAGCTCTGCGTCATTGGCGGTTCCCAGGTCTATCGTGAGTTTTTGCCACTCGCAGATCGTCTGGTGGTGACCAAAATCCATGAGAATTTTGAGGGGGATACTTTTTTCCCGGATGTGGATTGGTCGGAGTGGGAGCTAACAGAACAGATCGAAGGCGAGCAAGATGAAAAAAATGTTTATGCATATACGTTTGAGTTCTACGAACGAAAACGGTAA